One part of the Symphalangus syndactylus isolate Jambi chromosome 1, NHGRI_mSymSyn1-v2.1_pri, whole genome shotgun sequence genome encodes these proteins:
- the USP19 gene encoding ubiquitin carboxyl-terminal hydrolase 19 isoform X36 codes for MSGGASATGPRRGPPGLEDATSKKKQKDRANQESKDGDPRKETGSRYVAQAGLELLASGDPSASASRAAGITGSRHHTRLFFPSSSGSASTPREEQTKEGACEDPHDLLATPPPELLLDWRQSAEEVIVKLRVGVGPLQLEDVDAAFTDTDCVVRFAGGQQWGGVFYAEIKSSCAKVQTRKGSLLHLTLPKKVPMLTWPSLLKPLGTQELVPGLQCQENGQELSPIALEPGPEPHRAKQEARNQKRAQGRGEVGSGAGPGAQAGPSAKRAVHLCRGPEGEGSRDDPGPRGDAPPFVADPATQVEADEQLCIPPLNPQACLLGSEENLAPLAGEKAVPPGNDPVSPAMVRCRNPGKDDCAKEEMAVAADGATLVDEPESMVNLAFVKNDSYEKGPDSVVVHVYVKEICRDTSRVLFREQDFTLIFQTRDGNFLRLHPGCGPHTIFRWQVKLRNLIEPEQCTFCFTASRIDICLRKRQSQRWGGLEAPAARVGGAKVAVPTGPTPLDSTPPGGAPHPLTGQEEARAVEKDKSKARSEDTGLDNVAARTPMEHVTPKPETHLASPKPTCMVPPMPHSPVSGDSVEEEEEEEKKVCLPGFTGLVNLGNTCFMNSVIQSLSNTRELRDFFHDRSFEAEINYNNPLGTGGRLAIGFAVLLRALWKGTHHAFQPSKLKAIVASKASQFTGYAQHDAQEFMAFLLDGLHEDLNRIQNKPYTETVDSDGRPDEVVAEEAWQRHKMRNDSFIVDLFQGQYKSKLVCPVCAKVSITFDPFLYLPVPLPQKQKVLPVFYFAREPHSKPIKFLVSVSKENSTASEVLDSLSQSVHVKPENLRLAEVIKNRFHRVFLPSHSLDTVSPSDMLLCFELLSSELAKERVVVLEVQQRPQVPSVPISKCAACQRKQQSEDEKLKRCTRCYRVGYCNQLCQKTHWPDHKGLCRPENIGYPFLVSVPASRLTYARLAQLLEGYARYSVSVFQPPFQPGRMALESQSPGCTTLLSTGSLEVGDSERDPIQPPELQLVTPMAEGDTGLPRVWAAPDRGPVPSTSGISSEMLASGPIEVGSLSAGERVSRPEAAVPGYQHPSEAMNAHTPQFFIYKIDSSSREQRLEDKGDTPLELGDDCSLALVWRNNERLQEFVLVASKELECAEDPGSAGEAARAGHFTLDQCLNLFTRPEVLAPEEAWYCPQCKQHREASKQLLLWRLPNVLIVQLKRFSFRSFIWRDKINDLVEFPVRNLDLSKFCIGQKEEQLPSYDLYAVINHYGGMIGGHYTACARLPNDRSSQRSDVGWRLFDDSTVTTVDESQVVTRYAYVLFYRRRNSPVERPPRAGHSEHHRDLGPAAEAAASQGLGPGQAPEVAPTRTAPERFAPSVDRPAPTYSNMEEVD; via the exons ATGTCTGGTGGGGCCAGTGCCACAGGCCCAAGGAGAGGGCCCCCAGGACTGGAGGACGCCACTAGTAAGAAGAAGCAGAAGGATCGAGCAAACCAGGAGAGCAAGGATGGAGATCCTAGGAAAG agacagggtctcgatatgttgcccaggctggtcttgaacttctggcgtcaggtgatccttctgcctcagcctcccgtgcagctgggatcacaggctcacgccaccacacccggctattctTTCCTTCATCGTCAGGGTCAGCATCCACTCCTCGAGAGGAGCAGACCAAAGAGG GAGCTTGTGAAGACCCTCATGATCTCTTGGCTACTCCCCCTCCAGAGTTGCTGCTCGATTGGAGGCAGAGTGCAGAAGAGGTGATTGTCAAGCTTCGTGTGGGAGTAGGTCCCCTGCAGCTGGAGGATGTAGATGCTGCTTTCACAGATACGGACTGTGTGGTACGGTTTGCAG GTGGTCAGCAGTGGGGTGGTGTCTTCTATGCTGAGATAAAAAGCTCTTGTGCTAAAGTGCAAACCCGCAAGGGCAGTCTCCTGCACCTGACACTGCCCAAAAAGGTGCCTATGCTCACGTGGCCCTCCCTCCTG AAACCTCTAGGGACCCAGGAGCTGGTGCCGGGGCTGCAGTGCCAGGAGAATGGGCAGGAACTGTCTCCCATTGCCCTGGAGCCAGGCCCTGAGCCCCACCGGGCTAAGCAGGAGGCCCGGAACCAGAAGCGGGCCCAGGGCCGTGGTGAGGTAGGCTCAGGGGCTGGCCCCGGGGCCCAGGCAGGGCCCAGCGCCAAGAGGGCTGTGCATCTCTGCAGAGGGCCAGAGGGGGAAGGGTCCAGGGATGACCCTGGACCCCGGGGTGATGCCCCACCCTTCGTGGCTGACCCAGCCACCCAG GTTGAGGCTGATGAACAGCTTTGCATACCACCGCTGAACCCCCAAgcctgccttctgggctcagagGAGAATTTAGCCCCTTTGGCAGGAGAGAAAGCAGTGCCTCCCGGGAATGACCCAGTCTCTCCAGCCATGGTCCGGTGCAGAAACCCTGGGAAAGATGACTGTGCCAAGGAGGAGATGGCAGTGGCAGCAGATGGTGCAACCTTGGTGGATG AGCCTGAGTCGATGGTGAACCTGGCATTTGTCAAGAATGACTCGTATGAGAAGGGCCCGGATTCAGTGGTGGTGCACGTGTACGTGAAGGAGATCTGCAGGGACACCTCAAGAGTACTTTTCCGTGAGCAGGACTTCACGCTCATCTTCCAGACCAG GGATGGAAACTTCCTGAGGCTGCACCCGGGCTGTGGGCCCCACACCATCTTCCGTTGGCAGGTGAAGCTCAG GAATCTGATTGAGCCAGAGCAGTGCACCTTCTGTTTCACGGCTTCTCGCATCGACATCTGCCTTCGTAAGAGGCAGAGTCAGCGCTGGGGGGGCCTGGAGGCCCCGGCTGCACGAG TGGGTGGTGCAAAGGTTGCCGTGCCGACAGGTCCAACCCCTCTGGATTCAACCCCACCAGGAGgtgctccccaccccctgacaggccagGAGGAGGCCCGGGCTGTGGAGAAGGATAAATCCAAGGCACGATCTGAGGACACAGGGCTAGACAATGTGGCAGCGCGCACACCCATGGAGCATGTAACCCCAAAGCCAGAGACACATCTGGCCTCG CCCAAGCCTACATGCATGGTGCCTCCCATGCCCCACAGCCCAGTTAGTGGAGACAgcgtggaggaggaggaagaggaagagaagaaggtgtGTCTGCCAGGCTTCACTGGCCTTGTCAATTTAGGCAACACCTGCTTCATGAACAGCGTCATTCAGTCTCTGTCCAACACTCGGGAACTCCGGGACTTCTTCCATG ACCGCTCCTTTGAGGCTGAGATCAACTACAACAACCCACTAGGGACTGGTGGGCGTCTGGCCATTGGCTTTGCAGTGCTGCTTCGGGCGCTGTGGAAGGGCACCCACCATGCCTTCCAGCCTTCCAAGTTGAAG GCCATTGTGGCGAGTAAGGCCAGCCAGTTCACAGGCTATGCACAGCATGATGCCCAGGAGTTCATGGCTTTCCTGCTGGATGGGCTGCACGAGGACCTGAATCGCATTCAGAACAAGCCCTACACAGAGACCGTGGATTCAGATGGGCGGCCCGATGAG GTGGTAGCTGAGGAAGCATGGCAGCGGCACAAGATGAGGAATGACTCTTTCATCGTGGACCTATTTCAGGGGCAGTACAAGTCAAAGCTGGTGTGCCCTGTGTGTGCCAAG GTCTCCATCACTTTTGACCCGTTTCTTTATCTGCCGGTGCCCTTGCCACAAAAGCAAAAGGTTCTCCCTGTCTTTTATTTTGCCCGAGAGCCCCACAGCAAGCCCATCAAG TTCCTGGTGAGCGTCAGCAAGGAGAACTCCACTGCAAGCGAAGTATTGGACTCCCTCTCTCAGAGCGTTCATGTGAAGCCTGAGAACCTGCGTTTGGCGGAG GTAATTAAGAATCGTTTCCATCGTGTGTTCCTACCCTCCCACTCACTGGACACTGTGTCCCCATCTGATATGCTCCTCTGCTTTGAGCTCCTATCCTCAGAGTTGGCTAAGGAGCGGGTAGTGGTGCTAGAGGTGCAACAG CGCCCCCAGGTGCCCAGCGTCCCCATCTCCAAGTGTGCAGCCTGCCAGCGGAAGCAACAGTCGGAGGATGAAAAGCTGAAGCGCTGTACCCGGTGCTACCGTGTGGGCTACTGCAACCA GCTCTGCCAGAAAACCCACTGGCCTGACCACAAGGGCCTCTGCCGACCTGAGAACATTGGCTACCCCTTCCTCGTCAGTGTACCTGCCTCACGCCTCACTTATGCCCGCCTTGCTCAGTTGCTAGAGGGCTATGCCCG GTACTCTGTGAGTGTATTCCAGCCACCCTTTCAGCCTGGCCGCATGGCCTTGGAGTCTCAGAGCCCTGGCTGCACCACACTGCTCTCCACTGGCTCCCTGGAGGTTGGGGACAGCGAGAGGGACCCCATTCAGCCACCTGAGCTCCAGCTCGTGACCCCTATGGCTGAGGGGGACACAGGGCTTCCCCGGGTGTGGGCAGCCCCTGACCGGGGTCCTGTGCCCAGCACCAGTGGAATTTCTTCTGAGATGCTGGCCAGTGGGCCCATTGAGGTTGGCTCCTTGTCTGCTGGTGAGAGGGTGTCCCGACCCGAAG CTGCTGTGCCTGGGTACCAGCATCCAAGTGAAGCTATGAATGCCCACACACCCcagttcttcatctataaaattgacTCATCCAGCCGAGAGCAGCGGCTAGAGGACAAAG GAGACACCCCACTGGAGCTGGGTGACGACTGTAGCCTGGCTCTCGTCTGGCGGAACAACGAGCGCTTGCAGGAGTTTGTGTTGGTAGCCTCCAAGGAGCTGGAATGTGCTGAGGATCCAGGCTCTGCCGGTGAGGCTGCCCGGGCCGGCCACTTCACCCTGGACCAGTGCCTCAACCTCTTCACACGGCCTGAGGTGCTGGCACCCGAGGAGGCCTG GTACTGCCCACAGTGCAAACAGCACCGTGAGGCCTCCAAGCAGCTGTTGCTATGGCGCCTGCCAAATGTTCTCATCGTGCAGCTCAAGCGCTTCTCCTTTCGTAGTTTTATCTGGCGTGATAAGATCAATGACTTGGTGGAGTTCCCTGTTAG GAACCTGGACCTGAGCAAGTTCTGCATTGGTCAGAAAGAGGAGCAGCTGCCCAGCTACGATCTATATGCTGTCATCAACCACTATGGAGGCATGATTGGTGGCCACTACACTGCCTGTGCACGCCTGCCCAATGATCGTAGCAGTCAGCGCAGTGACGTGG GCTGGCGCTTGTTTGATGACAGCACAGTGACAACGGTAGACGAGAGCCAGGTTGTGACGCGTTATGCCTATGTACTCTTCTACCGCCGGCGGAACTCTCCTGTGGAGAGGCCCCCCAGGGCAGGTCACTCTGAGCACCACCGAGACCTAGGCCCTGCAGCTGAGGCTGCTGCCAGCCAG
- the USP19 gene encoding ubiquitin carboxyl-terminal hydrolase 19 isoform X29, whose product MSGGASATGPRRGPPGLEDATSKKKQKDRANQESKDGDPRKETGSRYVAQAGLELLASGDPSASASRAAGITGSRHHTRLFFPSSSGSASTPREEQTKEELLLDWRQSAEEVIVKLRVGVGPLQLEDVDAAFTDTDCVVRFAGGQQWGGVFYAEIKSSCAKVQTRKGSLLHLTLPKKVPMLTWPSLLKKPLGTQELVPGLQCQENGQELSPIALEPGPEPHRAKQEARNQKRAQGRGEVGSGAGPGAQAGPSAKRAVHLCRGPEGEGSRDDPGPRGDAPPFVADPATQVEADEQLCIPPLNPQACLLGSEENLAPLAGEKAVPPGNDPVSPAMVRCRNPGKDDCAKEEMAVAADGATLVDEPESMVNLAFVKNDSYEKGPDSVVVHVYVKEICRDTSRVLFREQDFTLIFQTRDGNFLRLHPGCGPHTIFRWQVKLRNLIEPEQCTFCFTASRIDICLRKRQSQRWGGLEAPAARVGGAKVAVPTGPTPLDSTPPGGAPHPLTGQEEARAVEKDKSKARSEDTGLDNVAARTPMEHVTPKPETHLASPKPTCMVPPMPHSPVSGDSVEEEEEEEKKVCLPGFTGLVNLGNTCFMNSVIQSLSNTRELRDFFHDRSFEAEINYNNPLGTGGRLAIGFAVLLRALWKGTHHAFQPSKLKAIVASKASQFTGYAQHDAQEFMAFLLDGLHEDLNRIQNKPYTETVDSDGRPDEVVAEEAWQRHKMRNDSFIVDLFQGQYKSKLVCPVCAKVSITFDPFLYLPVPLPQKQKVLPVFYFAREPHSKPIKFLVSVSKENSTASEVLDSLSQSVHVKPENLRLAEVIKNRFHRVFLPSHSLDTVSPSDMLLCFELLSSELAKERVVVLEVQQRPQVPSVPISKCAACQRKQQSEDEKLKRCTRCYRVGYCNQLCQKTHWPDHKGLCRPENIGYPFLVSVPASRLTYARLAQLLEGYARYSVSVFQPPFQPGRMALESQSPGCTTLLSTGSLEVGDSERDPIQPPELQLVTPMAEGDTGLPRVWAAPDRGPVPSTSGISSEMLASGPIEVGSLSAGERVSRPEAAVPGYQHPSEAMNAHTPQFFIYKIDSSSREQRLEDKGDTPLELGDDCSLALVWRNNERLQEFVLVASKELECAEDPGSAGEAARAGHFTLDQCLNLFTRPEVLAPEEAWYCPQCKQHREASKQLLLWRLPNVLIVQLKRFSFRSFIWRDKINDLVEFPVRNLDLSKFCIGQKEEQLPSYDLYAVINHYGGMIGGHYTACARLPNDRSSQRSDVGWRLFDDSTVTTVDESQVVTRYAYVLFYRRRNSPVERPPRAGHSEHHRDLGPAAEAAASQASRIWQELEAEEEPVPEGPGPLGPWGPQDWVGPLPRGPTTPDEGCLRYFVLGTVAALVALVLNVFYPLVSQSRWR is encoded by the exons ATGTCTGGTGGGGCCAGTGCCACAGGCCCAAGGAGAGGGCCCCCAGGACTGGAGGACGCCACTAGTAAGAAGAAGCAGAAGGATCGAGCAAACCAGGAGAGCAAGGATGGAGATCCTAGGAAAG agacagggtctcgatatgttgcccaggctggtcttgaacttctggcgtcaggtgatccttctgcctcagcctcccgtgcagctgggatcacaggctcacgccaccacacccggctattctTTCCTTCATCGTCAGGGTCAGCATCCACTCCTCGAGAGGAGCAGACCAAAGAGG AGTTGCTGCTCGATTGGAGGCAGAGTGCAGAAGAGGTGATTGTCAAGCTTCGTGTGGGAGTAGGTCCCCTGCAGCTGGAGGATGTAGATGCTGCTTTCACAGATACGGACTGTGTGGTACGGTTTGCAG GTGGTCAGCAGTGGGGTGGTGTCTTCTATGCTGAGATAAAAAGCTCTTGTGCTAAAGTGCAAACCCGCAAGGGCAGTCTCCTGCACCTGACACTGCCCAAAAAGGTGCCTATGCTCACGTGGCCCTCCCTCCTG AAGAAACCTCTAGGGACCCAGGAGCTGGTGCCGGGGCTGCAGTGCCAGGAGAATGGGCAGGAACTGTCTCCCATTGCCCTGGAGCCAGGCCCTGAGCCCCACCGGGCTAAGCAGGAGGCCCGGAACCAGAAGCGGGCCCAGGGCCGTGGTGAGGTAGGCTCAGGGGCTGGCCCCGGGGCCCAGGCAGGGCCCAGCGCCAAGAGGGCTGTGCATCTCTGCAGAGGGCCAGAGGGGGAAGGGTCCAGGGATGACCCTGGACCCCGGGGTGATGCCCCACCCTTCGTGGCTGACCCAGCCACCCAG GTTGAGGCTGATGAACAGCTTTGCATACCACCGCTGAACCCCCAAgcctgccttctgggctcagagGAGAATTTAGCCCCTTTGGCAGGAGAGAAAGCAGTGCCTCCCGGGAATGACCCAGTCTCTCCAGCCATGGTCCGGTGCAGAAACCCTGGGAAAGATGACTGTGCCAAGGAGGAGATGGCAGTGGCAGCAGATGGTGCAACCTTGGTGGATG AGCCTGAGTCGATGGTGAACCTGGCATTTGTCAAGAATGACTCGTATGAGAAGGGCCCGGATTCAGTGGTGGTGCACGTGTACGTGAAGGAGATCTGCAGGGACACCTCAAGAGTACTTTTCCGTGAGCAGGACTTCACGCTCATCTTCCAGACCAG GGATGGAAACTTCCTGAGGCTGCACCCGGGCTGTGGGCCCCACACCATCTTCCGTTGGCAGGTGAAGCTCAG GAATCTGATTGAGCCAGAGCAGTGCACCTTCTGTTTCACGGCTTCTCGCATCGACATCTGCCTTCGTAAGAGGCAGAGTCAGCGCTGGGGGGGCCTGGAGGCCCCGGCTGCACGAG TGGGTGGTGCAAAGGTTGCCGTGCCGACAGGTCCAACCCCTCTGGATTCAACCCCACCAGGAGgtgctccccaccccctgacaggccagGAGGAGGCCCGGGCTGTGGAGAAGGATAAATCCAAGGCACGATCTGAGGACACAGGGCTAGACAATGTGGCAGCGCGCACACCCATGGAGCATGTAACCCCAAAGCCAGAGACACATCTGGCCTCG CCCAAGCCTACATGCATGGTGCCTCCCATGCCCCACAGCCCAGTTAGTGGAGACAgcgtggaggaggaggaagaggaagagaagaaggtgtGTCTGCCAGGCTTCACTGGCCTTGTCAATTTAGGCAACACCTGCTTCATGAACAGCGTCATTCAGTCTCTGTCCAACACTCGGGAACTCCGGGACTTCTTCCATG ACCGCTCCTTTGAGGCTGAGATCAACTACAACAACCCACTAGGGACTGGTGGGCGTCTGGCCATTGGCTTTGCAGTGCTGCTTCGGGCGCTGTGGAAGGGCACCCACCATGCCTTCCAGCCTTCCAAGTTGAAG GCCATTGTGGCGAGTAAGGCCAGCCAGTTCACAGGCTATGCACAGCATGATGCCCAGGAGTTCATGGCTTTCCTGCTGGATGGGCTGCACGAGGACCTGAATCGCATTCAGAACAAGCCCTACACAGAGACCGTGGATTCAGATGGGCGGCCCGATGAG GTGGTAGCTGAGGAAGCATGGCAGCGGCACAAGATGAGGAATGACTCTTTCATCGTGGACCTATTTCAGGGGCAGTACAAGTCAAAGCTGGTGTGCCCTGTGTGTGCCAAG GTCTCCATCACTTTTGACCCGTTTCTTTATCTGCCGGTGCCCTTGCCACAAAAGCAAAAGGTTCTCCCTGTCTTTTATTTTGCCCGAGAGCCCCACAGCAAGCCCATCAAG TTCCTGGTGAGCGTCAGCAAGGAGAACTCCACTGCAAGCGAAGTATTGGACTCCCTCTCTCAGAGCGTTCATGTGAAGCCTGAGAACCTGCGTTTGGCGGAG GTAATTAAGAATCGTTTCCATCGTGTGTTCCTACCCTCCCACTCACTGGACACTGTGTCCCCATCTGATATGCTCCTCTGCTTTGAGCTCCTATCCTCAGAGTTGGCTAAGGAGCGGGTAGTGGTGCTAGAGGTGCAACAG CGCCCCCAGGTGCCCAGCGTCCCCATCTCCAAGTGTGCAGCCTGCCAGCGGAAGCAACAGTCGGAGGATGAAAAGCTGAAGCGCTGTACCCGGTGCTACCGTGTGGGCTACTGCAACCA GCTCTGCCAGAAAACCCACTGGCCTGACCACAAGGGCCTCTGCCGACCTGAGAACATTGGCTACCCCTTCCTCGTCAGTGTACCTGCCTCACGCCTCACTTATGCCCGCCTTGCTCAGTTGCTAGAGGGCTATGCCCG GTACTCTGTGAGTGTATTCCAGCCACCCTTTCAGCCTGGCCGCATGGCCTTGGAGTCTCAGAGCCCTGGCTGCACCACACTGCTCTCCACTGGCTCCCTGGAGGTTGGGGACAGCGAGAGGGACCCCATTCAGCCACCTGAGCTCCAGCTCGTGACCCCTATGGCTGAGGGGGACACAGGGCTTCCCCGGGTGTGGGCAGCCCCTGACCGGGGTCCTGTGCCCAGCACCAGTGGAATTTCTTCTGAGATGCTGGCCAGTGGGCCCATTGAGGTTGGCTCCTTGTCTGCTGGTGAGAGGGTGTCCCGACCCGAAG CTGCTGTGCCTGGGTACCAGCATCCAAGTGAAGCTATGAATGCCCACACACCCcagttcttcatctataaaattgacTCATCCAGCCGAGAGCAGCGGCTAGAGGACAAAG GAGACACCCCACTGGAGCTGGGTGACGACTGTAGCCTGGCTCTCGTCTGGCGGAACAACGAGCGCTTGCAGGAGTTTGTGTTGGTAGCCTCCAAGGAGCTGGAATGTGCTGAGGATCCAGGCTCTGCCGGTGAGGCTGCCCGGGCCGGCCACTTCACCCTGGACCAGTGCCTCAACCTCTTCACACGGCCTGAGGTGCTGGCACCCGAGGAGGCCTG GTACTGCCCACAGTGCAAACAGCACCGTGAGGCCTCCAAGCAGCTGTTGCTATGGCGCCTGCCAAATGTTCTCATCGTGCAGCTCAAGCGCTTCTCCTTTCGTAGTTTTATCTGGCGTGATAAGATCAATGACTTGGTGGAGTTCCCTGTTAG GAACCTGGACCTGAGCAAGTTCTGCATTGGTCAGAAAGAGGAGCAGCTGCCCAGCTACGATCTATATGCTGTCATCAACCACTATGGAGGCATGATTGGTGGCCACTACACTGCCTGTGCACGCCTGCCCAATGATCGTAGCAGTCAGCGCAGTGACGTGG GCTGGCGCTTGTTTGATGACAGCACAGTGACAACGGTAGACGAGAGCCAGGTTGTGACGCGTTATGCCTATGTACTCTTCTACCGCCGGCGGAACTCTCCTGTGGAGAGGCCCCCCAGGGCAGGTCACTCTGAGCACCACCGAGACCTAGGCCCTGCAGCTGAGGCTGCTGCCAGCCAG